Proteins encoded in a region of the Manduca sexta isolate Smith_Timp_Sample1 chromosome 1, JHU_Msex_v1.0, whole genome shotgun sequence genome:
- the LOC115453856 gene encoding gastrula zinc finger protein XlCGF57.1 has product MRYVNCARHWSEQNLVAYQYKGQLYYRTIKIIPRFTELMVFYGSEFAHILHIDLRTYNSPPGYAQKFGAPPNKKPKLDDNNNLQDKTKCPENGSTKISSSETYKTNIDIENTSPIVTEETIKKISHDKKFICNDCGTKCDTKTLLIKHIDVHKPIIIEPIKTIIKIQKSIKDGQKYYQCGQCNYKCARKDHLERHIKTHTGEKPFKCQYCNYKFAQKGHLNDHIRTHTGEKPFKCQYCNYKCAQKNSLKKHIRTHTGEKPFKCQYCNYKCALKGSLNDHIRTHTSEKPFKCQYCNYKFAQKGHLNDHIRTHTGEKPFKCQYCNYKCAQKGSLNDHIRTHTGEKPFKCQYCNYKCARKSSLNDHIRTHTSEKPFKCQYCNYKFAQKGHLNDHIRTHTGEKPFKCQYCNYKCAQKGSLNYHIRTHTGEKPFKCQYCNYKFAQKGHLNDHIRTHTGEKPFKCQYCNYKCAHKCSLNNHIRTHTGEKPFKCQYCNYKCAQKGSLNYHIRTHTGEKSYLCEICDKKFKNYSILEQHLHVHMVKKF; this is encoded by the exons ATGCGCTACGTGAACTGCGCGCGACACTGGAGCGAGCAAAACCTCGTCGCCTATCAGTATAAGGGACAGCTATACTACAG AACGATCAAAATCATACCACGTTTCACCGAACTGATGGTTTTCTACGGAAGCGAATTCGCACATATACTGCACATTGATTTGCGGACATACAATTCACCGCCGGGCTATGCTCAGAAATTTG gCGCACCtccaaacaaaaaacctaaactGGACGATAATAATAACCTCCAAGACAAAACCAAATGTCCAGAAAATGGGagtacaaaaatatcatcatcTGAAACATATAAAACGaatatagatattgaaaatacATCACCAATAGTAACAGAAGAAACCATTAAGAAAATATCACATGATAAAAAATTCATATGCAATGATTGTGGTACAAAATGTGATACCAAAACTTTACTTATTAAGCATATTGATGTACATAAGCCTATAATTATTGAGCCAATTAAGACTATTATCAAAATACAGAAATCTATAAAAGATGGTCAAAAGTATTATCAATGTGGACAATGTAATTACAAGTGTGCACGAAAGGATCATTTAGAGAGACATATTAAAACTCACACGGGAGAGAAACCTTTCAAATGTCAGTACTGTAATTACAAGTTTGCACAAAAGGGTCATTTAAACGATCATATTAGAACCCACACGGGAGAGAAACCTTTCAAATGTCAGTACTGTAATTACAAGTGTGCACAAAAGAATAGTTTAAAGAAACATATTAGAACTCACACGGGAGAGAAACCTTTCAAATGTCAGTACTGTAATTACAAATGTGCACTAAAGGGTAGTTTAAATGATCATATTAGAACACATACAAGTGAGAAACCTTTCAAATGTCAGTACTGTAATTACAAGTTTGCACAAAAGGGTCATTTAAACGATCATATTAGAACCCACACGGGAGAGAAACCTTTCAAATGTCAGTACTGTAATTACAAGTGTGCACAAAAGGGTAGTTTAAATGATCATATTAGAACTCACACGGGAGAGAAACCTTTCAAGTGTCAGTACTGTAACTACAAGTGTGCACGAAAGAGTAGTTTAAATGATCATATTAGAACACATACAAGTGAGAAACCTTTCAAATGTCAGTACTGTAATTACAAGTTTGCACAAAAGGGTCATTTAAACGATCATATTAGAACCCACACGGGAGAGAAACCTTTCAAATGTCAGTACTGTAATTACAAGTGTGCACAAAAGGGTAgtttaaattatcatattagAACCCACACGGGAGAGAAACCTTTCAAATGTCAGTACTGTAATTACAAGTTTGCACAAAAGGGTCATTTAAACGATCATATTAGAACCCACACGGGAGAGAAACCTTTCAAATGTCAGTACTGTAATTACAAGTGTGCACATAAGTGTAGtttaaataatcatattagAACCCACACGGGAGAGAAACCTTTCAAATGTCAGTACTGTAATTACAAGTGTGCACAAAAGGGTAgtttaaattatcatattagAACACACACGGGAGAGAAATCGTATCTATGTGAAATATGcgataagaaatttaaaaactatagtaTTTTAGAACAACACTTACACGTACATATGgttaagaaattttaa
- the LOC115450627 gene encoding probable histone-lysine N-methyltransferase PRDM7, with the protein MSKMKLRQKQRISYYEPDEPNLDEYVFCDKCADFVYEYCAIHGPLLVIPDDKVSSKPKYPSFVPRAALTIPSVFLHLAPSRIPGAGLGVFSTLTIPRGVRFGPYRGKRTDQIRSMYCWQVLEYMLMD; encoded by the exons ATGAGTAAAATGAAGCTCCGTCAAAAACAACGCATCAGTTATTACGAGCCTGATGAGCCGAATTTAGACGAATATGTct TCTGCGACAAATGCGCTGATTTCGTTTACGAATACTGCGCGATACACGGACCCCTGCTGGTCATCCCTGATGATAAG GTGTCGAGCAAGCCCAAGTACCCATCGTTCGTGCCGCGTGCAGCGCTCACCATCCCCAGCGTGTTCCTGCACCTGGCTCCCTCCAGGATACCAG GCGCGGGCCTGGGCGTGTTCAGCACTCTGACCATACCACGAGGAGTGCGCTTCGGCCCGTACCGCGGGAAGCGGACTGACCAGATACGATCCATGTACTGCTGGCAGGTACTGGAATATATGCTGATGGACTGA